Proteins encoded within one genomic window of Papio anubis isolate 15944 chromosome X, Panubis1.0, whole genome shotgun sequence:
- the LOC101017377 gene encoding LOW QUALITY PROTEIN: TPT1-like protein (The sequence of the model RefSeq protein was modified relative to this genomic sequence to represent the inferred CDS: inserted 1 base in 1 codon): MIIYWDLINDNEMFSDSYKIREITDGLCLEVEGKIVSRTEGYIFDLLIGGNASAEGPGGKGTESTVITGVNIVMNHHPPETSFTKEAYNKCIKDYMKSIKGKLEEQRPKRVKPFMTGAAEQIKHILADFKNYXENMNPDGCSVDYHEDGVTQYMIFFKDGLEIEKC; encoded by the exons ATGATTATCTACTGGGACCTCATCAACGACAATGAGATGTTCTCTGACAGCTACAAGATCCGGGAGATCACAGACGGGCTGTGCCTGGAGGTGGAGGGGAAGATAGTCAGTAGGACAGAAGGTTACATTTTTGACTTGCTCATTGGTGGAAATGCCTCCGCTGAAGGCCCTGGGGGCAAAGGTACCGAAAGCACAGTAATCACTGGTGTCAATATTGTCATGAATCATCACCCGCCAGAAACAAGCTTCACAAAAGAAGCCTACAATAAGTGCATCAAAGATTACATGAAATCAATCAAAGGCAAACTGGAAGAACAAAGACCAAAAAGAGTAAAACCTTTTATGACAGGGGCTGCAGAACAAATCAAGCACATCCTTGCTGATTTCAAAAACT GAGAAAACATGAATCCAGATGGTTGCTCTGTGGACTACCATGAGGATGGTGTGACTCAATATATGATTTTCTTTAAGGATGGCTTAGAAATcgaaaaatgttaa